From Marmota flaviventris isolate mMarFla1 chromosome X, mMarFla1.hap1, whole genome shotgun sequence, the proteins below share one genomic window:
- the Pbdc1 gene encoding protein PBDC1, translating into MEATSGIDEPVSGELVSVAHALSLPAESYGNDPDIEMAWAMRAMQHAEVYYKLISSVDPQFLKLTKVDDQIYSEFRENFEKLRIDVLDPEELKSESAKEKWRPFCLKFDGIVEDFNYGTLLRLDCSQGYTEENTIFAPRIQFFAIEIARNREGYNKAVYISVQDKEGEKEINGEENKEKGINIGGEEKVKKGAESGGEKEEGVNRGEKGKTDKGGEKEKKAEEADREMNKSGEASV; encoded by the exons ATGGAGGCTACCAGCGGAATCGATGAACCG gttTCCGGGGAGCTGGTGTCCGTGGCACATGCTCTTTCTCTCCCTGCAGAATCTTATGGCAATGAT CCTGATATTGAGATGGCTTGGGCCATGAGAGCAATGCAGCATGCTGAAGTCTATTACAAG CTTATTTCATCAGTTGATCCACAGTTCCTGAAACTCACCAAAGTGGATGACCAAATATACTCTGAGTTCCGGGAAAATTTTGAGAAACTCAGGATAGACGTGTTGGACCCAGAAGAACTCAAGTCAGAATCAGCTAAGGAG AAATGGAGGCCATTTTGCTTGAAGTTTGATGGAATCGTAGAAGACTTCAACTATGGTactttgctgagactggattGTTCTCAGGGCTACACTGAGGAGAACACCATCTTTG CTCCCAGGATCCAGTTTTTTGCAATTGAAATTGCTCGGAACCGGGAAGGCTATAACAAAGCTGTTTACATCAGTGTTCAGGacaaagaaggagagaaagaaatcaatggagaagagaataaagagaaaggaattaaCATTGGAGGAGAAGAGAAAGTCAAGAAAGGAGCTGAGAGtggaggagaaaaagaggaaggagtcaacagaggagaaaaagggaaaactgacaaaggaggagaaaaagagaaaaaagctgaAGAAGCTGACAGAGAGATGAACAAAAGTGGTGAAGCATCTGTGTAA